A genome region from Alkalimarinus coralli includes the following:
- the tagH gene encoding type VI secretion system-associated FHA domain protein TagH yields the protein MELLFRVESVQSEETPHSDTHSLGSSNQAPSQGYYFSFSPLGGLIGRSAECDWVLADPDRRLSGKHAAISFENQQFFITDLSTNGLFVNSSRSPLGKGNSHLIQPGDQLTMGPYTISANVREATENIAETGLSGEDLANADMSAETLPENGVENAGVNALHGDEQTARTLDSILSHDDRSISTRRDLEPDEISLVEHEHLIHANQLGLDDIIELPTPLKDKTENPIKSSGCRNSSREHSQPSSSLNTTREAPNTAPPISRDSGTSTTEDKEADHLAVMAFLRGAGLDEGLLSRSDINQLMFNFGGLLKCYTGELMKLMGERSSYKNQCRLDMTLIAPEHNNPLKYCVNEAQALREIVISPQPENLSGGRAVESAMADIRDHYWRVEKAYQGTLSSLVEYLGVSSNNGETPPAIIHKSKSASGLSARPWQYRKQIKALKHKTTLLKDPDYYSDEFFSPRFSYYYQNPDRATSEAEKQDG from the coding sequence ATGGAATTGTTATTCCGGGTTGAGTCTGTTCAATCCGAAGAAACCCCGCATAGCGACACCCATAGTCTGGGCAGTTCGAATCAAGCTCCCTCCCAAGGGTATTATTTTTCATTTTCTCCTTTAGGTGGGCTTATTGGCAGGTCTGCAGAATGTGACTGGGTATTGGCCGATCCCGACCGTCGCCTTTCAGGCAAACATGCCGCAATCTCATTCGAAAATCAGCAATTTTTTATTACCGACTTAAGTACTAATGGGCTGTTTGTGAACAGTAGTCGCAGCCCTCTCGGGAAGGGTAATAGTCATCTTATTCAACCTGGTGATCAGCTGACAATGGGGCCATACACTATCTCAGCTAATGTTCGAGAGGCCACAGAGAATATAGCTGAAACAGGTTTGTCAGGGGAAGACCTGGCAAACGCAGATATGTCTGCTGAAACGTTACCCGAAAACGGCGTTGAGAATGCAGGTGTTAATGCGCTTCATGGTGATGAGCAGACTGCTAGAACGCTGGACAGTATTCTCTCGCACGATGATCGCTCAATATCAACCCGTCGTGATCTTGAGCCAGACGAAATATCATTAGTTGAGCATGAGCACCTGATACATGCTAACCAACTCGGTCTTGATGATATTATTGAACTGCCCACTCCGCTTAAGGATAAGACTGAGAACCCGATAAAATCCTCTGGTTGTCGCAACTCGTCCCGAGAACATAGCCAGCCTTCAAGCTCGCTTAACACCACCCGTGAAGCACCGAATACAGCGCCTCCGATTAGCCGTGATAGCGGTACTTCAACGACAGAAGACAAGGAGGCTGATCACCTTGCCGTTATGGCGTTCCTAAGAGGGGCTGGTTTAGATGAAGGTTTACTTTCACGTTCTGATATTAACCAGCTCATGTTTAACTTTGGTGGATTGCTGAAGTGCTACACAGGTGAGCTTATGAAGCTAATGGGTGAGCGAAGTAGCTACAAAAACCAGTGTCGGCTGGATATGACACTAATCGCACCAGAACATAATAACCCTTTGAAATACTGTGTTAATGAAGCCCAGGCATTAAGAGAAATCGTTATATCTCCTCAGCCTGAGAACCTTTCCGGAGGGCGTGCCGTAGAGTCGGCTATGGCAGATATACGGGATCATTACTGGCGAGTAGAAAAAGCATATCAGGGAACACTATCTTCACTCGTTGAGTATCTCGGCGTCTCAAGTAACAACGGGGAAACTCCACCGGCGATAATACACAAGTCGAAATCTGCTTCTGGTCTATCCGCCAGACCTTGGCAGTACCGGAAGCAAATAAAAGCACTCAAGCATAAAACAACGTTGCTGAAAGACCCCGACTACTACTCTGATGAGTTCTTCTCCCCACGCTTTTCTTACTATTACCAAAACCCCGATAGAGCAACCTCTGAAGCTGAAAAGCAGGATGGGTAA